The window ctttTAAAGTGAAGGTTTATATCTCTGGCTTGAAATACAATTAAAGTTAAAAAGatacatattatttatacaGTAATCatgcaatatatataataaattagaaaCATATATGATATATGGTACATCTTTGAAGTTGCTTGTAACTACCACATGCTATAAACTatacaataattattttatagataaaaaatttcatttttttcgatatattttattgttgactttgttatacaaatacatagacatttattctaaataaataGAAAGCATGAGCATAAAACCAATTGTTTATGTaccataataatattaatacataCATTACTTAAATACTTGTGTATTTGAATATATATGGAATTATAGACCTTTGATACACCTATACACAGATACTATATACATAATACTATATCCATATGTTGAAAGCATACATTTCTCAAatgaagaataaaatttttctttttaatatacatatgtataataaacaTAAACTCTAAAAAAGAAACTGAACTTACCTTAAATTGGAAATGGGGTTGTATGTTCTAAATGAAGGTGGTGGTCTTAGACTACATCTAGGAGAAGGTGCCCATCTTGAAGAATTAGAATATTGACTATGAAAGCATATAATAAGCAAATCAATAATACACAACCAAATAAGATGAAGTAACAAAATAAGAAAATGTTTAAAACTTAATAACATTTTAGTTTTCATTTGACAAAAAAAATCAAGTgcaacattttatatattttattgatacattatcttttattaaactcaattattttacattactataaaatatttttaatgagaatcaaaattataaaatatattgcaGCTAATTTATCGCTATAATGGTAtgtataaatcaataaataatgttGTTATCCATTGTATATCCACGTAacaatagtataataatataaaaacaaataatataaaaaactaaaaatataaatatcacaaaaagtttataatgtaatatactaCACATATCTTCTTGCTCATGCTAAATTGAAACTAGATAGAAGAGATAAAAATTAAAGCTTAAAtgtttttatttgtatattCAATACAGAATTTTGGCAGGGAATGCACAAAGTGACACAGAAGTAACATAGTATGATGTAATCCTGTTTCTCTCTTCACTTCTTTTTACTGGTTCGTCTTTTGGATTTCTTATGCACACTGCATAAATTTGAGTTTGTCAATAACAATATTATACATGTAATATTGCTATGCATGCACACATATGCACATTTCTATACTCATATTGAACATGCATACAATTATATTTACATCTTgatattacattattttataaaaatactaatattttataaaaaaaaaggtgtatcaaaaattaattgtaaaaagatattaaaaagaaTTCAAGTAGATATTTgtacttttctctttttcatttctttgtGCAAGTCATTGCATATAAAGGAAATATCGTTCACAAGATATATCACACACAtgctaaaataaatttaaattaactaACCTTCCTGATGCATGAGGTAAAGCCAACTGCCTATGATCAGATCGATTTTGATGACCATGGCTACTATAATGAGAATTGCCACCATGGTAACGACGGACACGTGATTCCCACTCATTATTAAAACTCTCTGCTTCTTCTgtaaaaaacaaaatttatatatttttactttatgcatgaaaaaaataaaaacataaataCAAAATTTGTGTAAAAAACCTTCATCAAGATTAATAAATTCTTGACGTTCTTCCTGTTCACCACTGTGTAGATTATGTTCTCTCTCTAAGATATGTGCTCTATCTCCAATATGATGTTCAATAGCCATCTTTTTTGTTCCAGTACGAGAATCACAGACTGTTGTTTTTGTTTCTTTCACACCACCAGGAGCAGTTCTTGTGGACATAGTTGCTTGATACACCTGCGGTTGACCATTACCAGCAAATGTCATTACAGATTTTGAAGTAAACGAATGACAATTTCCACTCTGCGCCATATTATCCTAAAACATATTCTTTAAATTACTTTCTCTTGCAAATACTTTTTAGTCTATAAAtgagaaaaaaaagtaaaagaaattaACATACAAAGTCTGAAAACACATTGCCTATATTAAATGATGGCATTGGTGGAAATCCAAATGGTAATATCTGAAGATCATTCTGACGGCCCGTGCTCCCATGGGAACCATTTGCAATAGCATTGTGGCTAGGATTACTCAGCATACCAAATGGATCATGAAGCAAAGAAGCCATTACGTCATTCATGTTCCTCATAGATTGCATATGAGGTCTATAGAAAACATACAACAACAAAAACTATATAATGTACTTTATCTGTTTACAACTATCTCCAAGcacattaaaattaattaatataaaccATGTTGCtaattacataaaaaacaataattatgtaatatattaaataacagaaaaaatgaaatctccatctGAAGATTAAAATAATTGCTTCTGCCTAGTTATATCTTAATCAGATTAAAAAAAGTGAATTTTGTTGCTAACATGCATAGTTAGCAACAATTTTTTTCTAGAAATACATAGAATTTTATTGTTGGATTCGATCCAACAATACTTTTCCGCAAATTTGTACaacgaaattaataaaatattcttttagtagtaattataataaaatagatagaaaaatatattcaatgcgaatattttttatttttacacaaaACTAGACtaataaaagttattttaaCTCACCCAAAAACAGGATCATCGTTGAGATCACCCATCAATGATCCGAAAAAGGCCATTTTGAAAAACAGTTAAATGGATACTATTTGTGAAAAAAATTACGATCAATAATTGAAAATAGAATAACACGAACACTTGAAATGgatgaaacgaagaaaattttCGTGAGAAATTTTGCCTAAAAGGTTTTGTAGAAACTTCTGGAAACAGAAATGTGAAGTGAAATGTCTAGTACTATCAGACACCACTGCACGGCCGAAAATTAACTGTATAACGAACAGTATACAGTATAATATACAGTAAATGGATCTAACCGTACATTTATACACCCATACTTACATAGTTTCGGTGTTATGACTCGTTTGCATGAACCGTATTGTTTAGCTAATTTTAGCCAATACACTGTACTGTACTGCTATTGGATATCTCATTTCTAAAATTTCGAAGtcaatttaatttcaaaattctgaattatttttttaaattgattaTAAATTTACTGCCTCAAATGTTTTCTTGTATAATGATAAAAAACTGAAAGATTATTCTTTGATTAAAATGTATTAAAGAAAATTGATTGTTCTTATTCTATgagtttatataatatataacgatttaaGGTCGATTTTCACTATACGTATATAAGATTTAATATATAACAGGAGTAGGGAACTGTTTGCTTATAAAAGTTAACAAGTCtagaagaaaataattaaacgcgtataatttgtaaatttcatagttgttataatatttagagaaTAAAGTATGAGCTGAATGTATTCAAATGTTTtttgttaaaaagaaatttttcaattttgttgTTGACTTTAAGATGAAAGGAATATTTCAGAGAGCGCCACATGTAAATTGATGAAAACACGTCATCGTTACATTTAACAGTACACAAGTGGAGGAATGAAATTTTTCCTCACACGCGAATTTTAAATGTTAACATCTGTGTAAAAATTATTCCTTTCGCGTAATTAGGCATTTTTCATGATAAAAAAATGTACTTAAAAAACGTAACAATTGTTAAATTATTATGGAGATCATTCTAACCTAATTTACCTTCCTTGAATGAATAATATGTaagtaaattatatatatattttataaatcttt of the Bombus affinis isolate iyBomAffi1 chromosome 6, iyBomAffi1.2, whole genome shotgun sequence genome contains:
- the LOC126918062 gene encoding myeloid leukemia factor isoform X5, giving the protein MAFFGSLMGDLNDDPVFGPHMQSMRNMNDVMASLLHDPFGMLSNPSHNAIANGSHGSTGRQNDLQILPFGFPPMPSFNIGNVFSDFDNMAQSGNCHSFTSKSVMTFAGNGQPQVYQATMSTRTAPGGVKETKTTVCDSRTGTKKMAIEHHIGDRAHILEREHNLHSGEQEERQEFINLDEEEAESFNNEWESRVRRYHGGNSHYSSHGHQNRSDHRQLALPHASGRWAPSPRCSLRPPPSFRTYNPISNLRYSRKY
- the LOC126918062 gene encoding myeloid leukemia factor isoform X1, producing the protein MAFFGSLMGDLNDDPVFGPHMQSMRNMNDVMASLLHDPFGMLSNPSHNAIANGSHGSTGRQNDLQILPFGFPPMPSFNIGNVFSDFDNMAQSGNCHSFTSKSVMTFAGNGQPQVYQATMSTRTAPGGVKETKTTVCDSRTGTKKMAIEHHIGDRAHILEREHNLHSGEQEERQEFINLDEEEAESFNNEWESRVRRYHGGNSHYSSHGHQNRSDHRQLALPHASGSQYSNSSRWAPSPRCSLRPPPSFRTYNPISNLSSSSSTSIQDTNFTSATTTNVVGNRKRKHIPDDEVWKKCHVVSDSNM
- the LOC126918062 gene encoding myeloid leukemia factor 2 isoform X2, whose protein sequence is MAFFGSLMGDLNDDPVFGPHMQSMRNMNDVMASLLHDPFGMLSNPSHNAIANGSHGSTGRQNDLQILPFGFPPMPSFNIGNVFSDFDNMAQSGNCHSFTSKSVMTFAGNGQPQVYQATMSTRTAPGGVKETKTTVCDSRTGTKKMAIEHHIGDRAHILEREHNLHSGEQEERQEFINLDEEEAESFNNEWESRVRRYHGGNSHYSSHGHQNRSDHRQLALPHASGRWAPSPRCSLRPPPSFRTYNPISNLSSSSSTSIQDTNFTSATTTNVVGNRKRKHIPDDEVWKKCHVVSDSNM
- the LOC126918062 gene encoding myeloid leukemia factor isoform X4: MAFFGSLMGDLNDDPVFGPHMQSMRNMNDVMASLLHDPFGMLSNPSHNAIANGSHGSTGRQNDLQILPFGFPPMPSFNIGNVFSDFDNMAQSGNCHSFTSKSVMTFAGNGQPQVYQATMSTRTAPGGVKETKTTVCDSRTGTKKMAIEHHIGDRAHILEREHNLHSGEQEERQEFINLDEEEAESFNNEWESRVRRYHGGNSHYSSHGHQNRSDHRQLALPHASGSQYSNSSRWAPSPRCSLRPPPSFRTYNPISNLRYSRKY
- the LOC126918062 gene encoding myeloid leukemia factor isoform X3 — its product is MAFFGSLMGDLNDDPVFGPHMQSMRNMNDVMASLLHDPFGMLSNPSHNAIANGSHGSTGRQNDLQILPFGFPPMPSFNIGNVFSDFDNMAQSGNCHSFTSKSVMTFAGNGQPQVYQATMSTRTAPGGVKETKTTVCDSRTGTKKMAIEHHIGDRAHILEREHNLHSGEQEERQEFINLDEEEAESFNNEWESRVRRYHGGNSHYSSHGHQNRSDHRQLALPHASGSSSSSTSIQDTNFTSATTTNVVGNRKRKHIPDDEVWKKCHVVSDSNM